Proteins encoded within one genomic window of Phormidium ambiguum IAM M-71:
- a CDS encoding DUF4258 domain-containing protein has protein sequence MNYILSKHARTEIERRGIPISLVESVLANPQQIVSEKEGRKAYQSQVDFGGGRRFLLRVIVADDVQPMVVITVYRTSRIEKYWRQS, from the coding sequence ATGAACTACATTTTATCTAAGCACGCTCGAACAGAAATAGAAAGACGAGGAATTCCTATTTCTTTAGTTGAATCTGTTTTAGCCAACCCTCAACAAATTGTTTCGGAAAAAGAAGGGCGCAAAGCTTACCAGTCACAAGTTGACTTTGGCGGTGGTAGAAGATTTTTACTCCGCGTTATAGTAGCAGATGATGTACAACCAATGGTTGTAATAACAGTTTATCGAACCAGCCGAATAGAGAAATATTGGAGACAATCATGA
- a CDS encoding DUF2283 domain-containing protein → MKITYDPEVDVMRIIFNNSPIEESDEEKPGFIVDYDQDGNVVGLEILDASKRMDNPRSVEYSIPK, encoded by the coding sequence ATGAAAATTACTTACGATCCTGAAGTAGATGTTATGAGAATCATCTTTAACAATTCCCCAATTGAAGAAAGTGATGAAGAAAAACCAGGATTTATTGTTGATTACGATCAAGATGGAAATGTTGTGGGATTAGAAATATTAGATGCTTCTAAACGAATGGATAACCCTCGTTCTGTTGAGTATTCTATTCCAAAATAA
- the surE gene encoding 5'/3'-nucleotidase SurE — translation MKLLISNDDGIFALGIRTLANTLAEAGHDVSVVCPDRERSATGHGLTLHDPIRAEVVESVFHPSVKAWASSGTPSDCVKLGIWALLDSPPDYVLSGINHGSNLGTDILYSGTVSAAMEGVIEGIPGIAFSLTSFTHQNFQPAADFAKLLLDRLAKKPLPQLMLLNVNVPPVEWQEIAGVAITRQGIRRYIDVFEKRLDPRGKTYYWLTGEAQEEIESPTHPFLPPEILTDVEAIRKNYITITPLQYDLTYGSGLQDLQQWGKVTNDWELGNNPY, via the coding sequence ATGAAACTCTTAATCAGTAACGATGACGGTATTTTCGCACTTGGCATCCGCACCTTAGCCAATACTTTGGCAGAGGCAGGCCATGATGTTAGTGTAGTATGTCCTGACCGCGAGCGATCGGCAACCGGACATGGTTTAACCTTGCACGATCCAATTCGCGCCGAAGTGGTAGAATCAGTTTTCCATCCCTCGGTAAAAGCTTGGGCAAGTTCTGGAACACCTTCCGATTGTGTAAAATTAGGCATTTGGGCATTATTAGATAGTCCCCCCGACTATGTACTTTCCGGCATCAATCACGGTTCCAATTTAGGCACAGATATTTTATATTCAGGAACAGTTTCCGCCGCAATGGAAGGCGTAATCGAAGGCATCCCCGGAATAGCATTTAGTCTCACTAGTTTTACTCACCAAAACTTTCAACCAGCCGCAGATTTTGCCAAACTATTATTAGATCGTTTAGCCAAAAAACCATTACCCCAATTAATGTTGTTAAACGTGAACGTACCGCCTGTAGAATGGCAAGAAATTGCCGGAGTAGCAATTACTCGCCAAGGAATACGTCGCTACATTGATGTATTTGAAAAACGCCTCGATCCTCGTGGTAAAACCTACTATTGGTTAACTGGAGAAGCACAAGAAGAAATAGAATCCCCAACCCATCCTTTCTTACCCCCAGAAATTCTCACAGACGTAGAAGCAATCCGCAAGAATTATATTACCATCACCCCATTACAATATGACTTAACTTACGGTTCAGGATTGCAAGATTTACAACAATGGGGAAAAGTAACAAACGATTGGGAACTAGGAAACAACCCTTATTAA
- a CDS encoding RecQ family ATP-dependent DNA helicase has product MNADDFSDSMSWERVRETFKKIWGYDDFRPPQGEVIRCLLSQKDAMIIMPTGGGKSICFQLPALLQTGLTLVVSPLVALMENQVQELRQRKLPAALLHSELSTGERKRILAELEQQKLRLLYVSPETLLSKPVWERLAQPQLKINGLILDEAHCLVQWGDTFRPAYRRLGTVRDALLKDKPAGSKMAIAAFTATADPSAQKTIQQVLQLQQPEIFRLNPYRDNLNLKVQIAWTPCGRKHRLLKFIQSRPKQAGLVYVRTRKDSEELAEWLGKKGCTTAAYHAGLHPQERREMERDWISGKVPFVICTSAFGMGINKPDVRWVIHFQPPLLLSEYVQEIGRAGRDGKVSEALLLMSEPTGFLDNGDKQRREFFEGKMRSQQRQAQQLLNKLPKQGNINDISRKFPEAAIALSLLHSMNKLSWLDPFNYIIKPGEKSQSSNQFNAAKQMEKYLRSRQCRWQFLLNAFGFSQEAEKMRCGHCDNCRNKL; this is encoded by the coding sequence ATGAACGCAGATGATTTTTCTGATTCAATGTCTTGGGAAAGGGTTAGGGAAACTTTCAAAAAGATTTGGGGTTATGATGATTTTCGTCCGCCACAAGGCGAGGTAATTCGTTGCTTATTATCCCAAAAAGATGCAATGATTATTATGCCCACTGGTGGGGGAAAGTCAATTTGTTTTCAGCTTCCGGCTTTGCTACAAACAGGGTTAACTTTAGTGGTTTCGCCGTTGGTAGCTTTGATGGAAAATCAGGTGCAAGAGTTGCGTCAGCGGAAGTTACCCGCAGCACTTTTACATAGTGAGTTATCGACTGGGGAACGCAAGCGGATTTTAGCAGAATTGGAACAACAAAAGTTAAGGTTACTGTATGTTTCTCCTGAAACTTTGCTGAGTAAACCTGTTTGGGAACGGTTAGCGCAACCACAGTTAAAAATTAATGGTTTGATATTAGATGAAGCACATTGTTTGGTGCAATGGGGTGATACTTTTCGCCCAGCTTATCGACGGTTGGGAACGGTAAGAGATGCTTTACTTAAGGATAAACCAGCGGGGAGTAAAATGGCGATCGCAGCTTTCACCGCAACGGCAGATCCTTCCGCCCAAAAAACTATTCAACAAGTATTACAATTACAACAACCAGAAATTTTCCGCCTCAACCCTTATCGAGATAATCTAAACTTAAAAGTTCAAATTGCTTGGACACCTTGCGGACGCAAACATCGACTGCTAAAATTTATTCAATCTAGACCAAAACAAGCTGGTTTAGTATATGTGCGAACTCGCAAAGATAGCGAAGAACTAGCCGAATGGTTGGGAAAAAAAGGTTGCACAACCGCAGCTTATCACGCAGGTTTACATCCCCAAGAACGGCGAGAAATGGAAAGAGATTGGATTTCGGGAAAAGTACCTTTTGTAATTTGTACTTCCGCCTTTGGAATGGGGATAAATAAACCGGATGTCAGGTGGGTAATCCATTTTCAACCACCATTATTACTCTCGGAATATGTGCAAGAAATTGGACGTGCGGGGAGAGATGGGAAAGTTTCGGAAGCGTTATTATTAATGAGTGAACCGACGGGATTTTTAGATAATGGGGATAAGCAAAGACGGGAGTTTTTTGAGGGGAAAATGCGATCGCAACAACGACAAGCTCAACAACTATTAAACAAACTACCCAAACAAGGCAATATTAATGATATTTCCCGGAAATTTCCCGAAGCTGCAATAGCTTTATCCTTGTTACATAGTATGAATAAATTATCCTGGCTTGACCCTTTTAATTATATAATAAAACCTGGGGAAAAAAGCCAAAGTTCTAATCAATTCAACGCAGCGAAACAGATGGAAAAATATTTGCGATCGCGCCAATGTCGCTGGCAATTTCTGTTAAACGCTTTTGGCTTTTCCCAAGAAGCGGAGAAGATGCGTTGCGGACACTGCGATAACTGTCGCAATAAACTTTAG
- the groL gene encoding chaperonin GroEL (60 kDa chaperone family; promotes refolding of misfolded polypeptides especially under stressful conditions; forms two stacked rings of heptamers to form a barrel-shaped 14mer; ends can be capped by GroES; misfolded proteins enter the barrel where they are refolded when GroES binds) yields MAKIVAFDEESRRALERGVNALADAVKITLGPKGRNVVLEKKFGAPDIVNDGITIAKEIELEDPLENTGAQLIREVAAKTKDTAGDGTTTATVLAQAMIREGLKNVAAGANPVAIRRGIDKTVGKLVAEIAAVAKPVEGTAIAQVATVSAGNDTEVGEMIASAMEKVTKDGVITVEESKSLTTELEVVEGMQIDRGYMSPYFVTNGERMTVEYEDVRILITDKKINSIQDLVPVLEKIARLGKPLLVIAEDVEGEALATLVVNKARGVLNAVAIKAPGFGDRRKAMLQDIAVLTGGQMISEEVGLSLDTVTLEMLGTARKITCDKDSTTIVAGGETAEDVQKRIAQIRKQLAETDSDYDKEKLQERIAKLAGGVAVIKVGAATETELKNRKLRIEDALNATKAAVEEGIVPGGGTTLIHLTKKVNEFKTSLQDEERIGAEIIAKALEAPLRQISDNAGVEGSVIVEKVRDAEFNVGYNALDDKFEDMIAAGIIDPAKVVRSSVQNAASIAGMVLTTEALVVEKPEKKAAAGAPDMGGMGGMGGMGGMGGMGGMGMM; encoded by the coding sequence ATGGCAAAAATCGTAGCATTCGATGAAGAGTCCAGACGGGCATTAGAACGGGGTGTGAACGCCCTGGCTGATGCGGTGAAGATCACCTTGGGGCCAAAAGGTCGTAACGTAGTATTAGAGAAGAAGTTCGGCGCACCTGATATTGTTAACGACGGGATCACCATTGCTAAGGAAATTGAATTAGAAGATCCCTTAGAGAATACTGGTGCTCAGTTGATTCGGGAAGTTGCTGCCAAAACCAAAGACACCGCTGGTGATGGTACCACAACTGCGACTGTGTTGGCACAAGCGATGATTCGGGAAGGCTTGAAAAACGTTGCTGCTGGGGCAAATCCGGTGGCGATTCGTCGGGGAATTGATAAAACTGTTGGTAAATTAGTTGCAGAAATTGCTGCTGTTGCTAAGCCTGTAGAAGGAACTGCGATCGCACAAGTTGCCACCGTTTCTGCGGGTAACGACACCGAAGTAGGCGAGATGATTGCTTCGGCGATGGAAAAAGTCACCAAAGATGGCGTGATTACCGTTGAAGAATCGAAATCCTTAACTACAGAATTAGAAGTAGTTGAAGGGATGCAAATCGATCGCGGTTATATGTCTCCCTACTTCGTCACCAACGGCGAAAGAATGACGGTGGAATACGAAGATGTTCGCATCTTAATCACCGATAAAAAAATTAATTCCATTCAGGATTTAGTTCCCGTATTGGAAAAAATTGCCCGCTTAGGTAAACCATTATTAGTAATAGCTGAAGATGTAGAAGGTGAAGCTTTAGCAACTTTAGTGGTGAACAAAGCTAGAGGCGTTTTGAATGCAGTCGCCATTAAAGCACCGGGATTTGGCGATCGCCGCAAAGCCATGTTACAAGATATCGCCGTTCTCACTGGCGGACAAATGATTTCCGAAGAAGTCGGATTAAGCCTAGATACTGTTACTTTGGAAATGCTGGGAACTGCCCGCAAAATCACCTGCGATAAAGACAGTACCACCATTGTCGCTGGCGGAGAAACAGCCGAAGATGTACAAAAGCGGATTGCTCAAATTAGAAAGCAACTAGCAGAAACCGACTCCGATTATGACAAAGAAAAACTGCAAGAACGCATCGCTAAATTAGCAGGTGGCGTAGCAGTAATTAAAGTCGGTGCAGCTACTGAAACCGAATTGAAAAACCGTAAATTACGCATCGAAGATGCTTTGAATGCTACCAAAGCTGCGGTTGAAGAAGGTATTGTTCCCGGAGGCGGAACCACCTTAATTCACTTGACGAAGAAAGTCAATGAATTTAAAACCAGTTTGCAAGACGAAGAAAGAATTGGTGCAGAAATTATTGCCAAAGCATTAGAAGCACCGTTGCGACAAATTTCTGATAACGCTGGTGTTGAAGGTTCAGTAATTGTCGAAAAAGTGCGCGATGCTGAATTTAATGTTGGTTACAATGCACTGGATGACAAATTTGAAGATATGATTGCTGCGGGAATTATCGACCCCGCAAAAGTCGTCCGTTCTTCTGTGCAAAACGCCGCTTCTATTGCCGGAATGGTATTAACAACTGAAGCCTTAGTTGTCGAAAAACCTGAGAAAAAAGCTGCTGCTGGTGCGCCTGATATGGGCGGCATGGGCGGCATGGGTGGCATGGGTGGCATGGGCGGCATGGGCGGCATGGGCATGATGTAA
- a CDS encoding reverse transcriptase family protein yields the protein MGVYDDYDDNDYTDDANEEYYQEYLEWATYFSQGLVDSSDQGWFSSDPSYESNGYQNIDRIVDKLYESGEDFEFDDWDKEDEYPLDFNAKREEDEKFKLAEALKIREEKQRFNKERLQENGLPLCCSHSAIAKAMGISVNKLRFLAFSRKRYHYRNFQIPKKTGAKRDISAPMPYLQQAQYWIQHNILKKLELHNAAHGFCRERSIITNAQPHVGSEVIINIDFKDFFPTISYKRVKGLFKSFGYSEEASIIFALICTEPMLKEVELNEKTNLFLSWTDRRLPQGSPTSPTISNLLCRRLDRRLTQMTEPLGFIYTRYADDLTFSASGESVRNICNVFNRMRSIIKYEGFEINEDKTRVIRKSRQQEVTGVVVNSKLNVSKETLKRFRATLYRIEKDGFQGRYWGQSNDLIASLQGFANFVYMINPEKGAKFQEQIRHIKQKYKQGPNQSVPESKLLNLSDIIALTNIELRRLNWSIQERRRYLKKTYGKQSRQQLKDEELLEFLNYLKSLPKPK from the coding sequence ATGGGCGTATATGATGACTATGATGACAATGATTACACTGATGATGCTAACGAAGAATACTATCAAGAATATCTAGAGTGGGCAACGTATTTTTCTCAAGGATTAGTAGATTCAAGCGATCAAGGATGGTTTTCTAGTGATCCTAGCTATGAATCGAACGGATATCAAAACATTGATCGAATAGTAGACAAACTTTATGAATCAGGAGAAGACTTTGAATTTGATGACTGGGATAAAGAAGATGAATACCCTTTAGACTTCAATGCCAAGCGCGAGGAGGATGAAAAGTTCAAACTTGCTGAGGCTTTAAAGATTAGAGAGGAAAAACAGAGATTTAATAAGGAACGCTTACAAGAGAATGGCTTACCTCTGTGCTGTTCCCATTCTGCGATCGCTAAAGCTATGGGAATCAGTGTAAACAAACTACGGTTTCTAGCTTTTTCTCGTAAGAGATATCACTATAGAAATTTTCAGATACCCAAAAAAACAGGTGCAAAACGGGATATTTCAGCACCAATGCCATACCTTCAGCAAGCTCAATATTGGATTCAGCATAATATTCTCAAAAAACTCGAACTCCATAACGCTGCTCATGGCTTTTGTCGTGAACGTTCAATTATCACGAATGCTCAACCTCATGTAGGTTCAGAAGTTATTATTAATATCGATTTTAAAGATTTTTTCCCTACTATCTCATACAAACGAGTTAAAGGATTATTTAAGTCATTTGGATATTCAGAAGAAGCCTCAATAATTTTCGCTTTGATTTGTACTGAACCAATGTTAAAAGAGGTAGAACTAAACGAAAAAACTAATTTATTTCTCTCATGGACAGATCGCCGCCTGCCGCAAGGATCACCGACTAGCCCAACAATTTCCAATCTTTTATGTCGTAGGCTAGATAGGCGGTTAACCCAGATGACTGAACCACTAGGTTTTATTTACACTCGTTATGCTGACGATCTAACTTTTTCTGCCTCTGGTGAGAGTGTTAGAAATATATGTAACGTCTTTAACCGCATGAGATCAATTATTAAGTATGAAGGTTTTGAAATTAATGAGGATAAAACTAGAGTTATTCGCAAATCTCGGCAACAGGAAGTTACTGGTGTTGTAGTTAACAGCAAACTCAATGTTTCTAAAGAAACACTAAAACGCTTTCGCGCTACTCTCTATCGAATTGAAAAAGATGGCTTCCAAGGTAGGTATTGGGGACAATCTAACGATCTTATTGCCTCTTTACAAGGCTTTGCTAATTTTGTTTATATGATTAACCCAGAAAAGGGAGCTAAATTTCAGGAACAGATTCGTCACATAAAACAAAAGTACAAACAAGGGCCAAACCAGTCTGTCCCGGAAAGTAAACTGCTCAATTTATCTGATATTATTGCTCTTACTAATATTGAACTTCGGCGATTAAACTGGAGTATTCAGGAAAGACGCAGATACTTAAAAAAAACTTACGGAAAACAATCACGCCAACAACTTAAAGATGAAGAACTATTAGAATTTTTAAATTATTTAAAATCCTTGCCAAAACCAAAATGA
- a CDS encoding DUF1611 domain-containing protein, translated as MLQPNQKLAILLHEGIKGIHGKTGLALLRYSRSPIVAVIDQESAGESLPKLTGISCDIPIVASVEEALCYHPDVLAIGIAPSGGILPEPWLQEVKQGVAAGLSVMNGLHTQLGKDPEIKTLIKEGQWIWDIRQEPAGLGVGSAKARSLSCRRILAVGTDMAVGKMSTTLELNKAAQNRGLKSKFLGTGQAGIMISGDGIPLDAIRVDFAAGAVEQLVMRHGEENEILFVEGQGSLLHPGSTATLPLLRGSQPTHLILVHRAGQSHIRNLPHVQIPPLSEVVKLYESVAFCGGAFAEVKVSAIALNTAHLDEERAGSAIEQIKIETGLPCTDVVRFGADLLLDAVLN; from the coding sequence ATGCTACAACCTAATCAAAAATTAGCTATCTTACTCCACGAAGGAATTAAAGGCATTCATGGTAAAACTGGATTAGCACTTTTACGCTATAGTCGATCGCCCATTGTAGCAGTAATCGACCAAGAATCCGCAGGTGAATCTCTACCCAAACTAACAGGAATTTCCTGCGATATACCAATTGTAGCTTCAGTAGAAGAGGCGCTTTGTTACCATCCTGATGTATTAGCAATTGGCATTGCACCTTCCGGGGGAATTTTACCAGAACCTTGGTTGCAAGAAGTTAAACAAGGGGTAGCAGCTGGTTTATCTGTGATGAACGGTTTACATACCCAATTAGGCAAAGATCCAGAGATTAAAACATTAATAAAAGAAGGACAATGGATTTGGGATATTCGTCAAGAACCTGCGGGTTTAGGTGTAGGAAGTGCCAAAGCCCGATCGCTCTCTTGTCGTCGTATTTTAGCCGTTGGAACTGATATGGCAGTTGGCAAAATGTCAACTACTTTAGAATTAAATAAAGCCGCCCAAAACCGAGGTTTAAAATCAAAATTCTTGGGAACTGGACAAGCAGGAATTATGATTTCAGGTGATGGAATTCCTTTGGATGCAATAAGAGTAGACTTCGCTGCTGGTGCAGTTGAACAGTTAGTAATGCGTCATGGAGAAGAAAATGAAATTCTGTTTGTAGAGGGACAAGGTTCGCTTTTACACCCAGGTTCAACAGCAACTCTACCACTTTTGCGCGGTTCTCAACCCACACATTTAATATTAGTACATCGGGCAGGACAATCTCACATTCGCAACCTTCCTCATGTACAAATTCCACCTTTATCAGAGGTGGTGAAATTGTATGAAAGTGTGGCTTTTTGTGGTGGTGCTTTTGCTGAGGTTAAGGTGAGTGCGATCGCGCTTAATACTGCACATTTGGATGAGGAAAGGGCTGGAAGTGCGATCGAGCAAATTAAGATAGAGACAGGTTTGCCTTGTACAGATGTAGTGCGGTTTGGGGCTGATTTGTTGTTAGATGCAGTTTTGAATTGA
- a CDS encoding dipeptide epimerase: MKIQIKTFTVNKRFPLTISRGTTSQSTNIWVEIEAEGITGWGEASPFSIGNFPQTTPFLQETLQQIAPKLEQFHPLQRQQIEQVLINTKLPSAACAAIDVALHDWMGKKAGLPLWKLWGLDCNNIVPTSVTIGINTPEAAVQRVRDWVKFLDAKVFKIKLGNPQGIAADKAMFTAIYQEVSQAKFSVDANGGWSLSDAVKMCDWLAQYGVTYVEQPLDKGEEKTLPELKKHSPLPIFVDESCFTSKDIPSLADKVDGINIKLMKSGGLTEAMRMINTAKACGLKVMFGCYSDSSLANTALSHLSPLADYLDLDSHLNLLDDRFTGATIKEGRLLPNDLPGLGIIRKDT; encoded by the coding sequence ATGAAAATCCAAATAAAAACCTTCACTGTCAACAAACGCTTCCCTCTAACCATCAGTAGAGGAACAACATCCCAAAGCACAAACATTTGGGTAGAAATCGAAGCAGAAGGAATCACCGGATGGGGAGAAGCATCACCTTTTTCCATTGGCAACTTCCCCCAAACAACCCCCTTTCTCCAAGAAACTCTCCAACAAATCGCCCCCAAATTAGAACAATTTCACCCTTTACAAAGACAACAAATAGAACAAGTTTTAATTAACACAAAATTACCTTCTGCCGCCTGTGCAGCGATCGACGTAGCATTACATGATTGGATGGGAAAAAAAGCAGGTTTACCTTTGTGGAAACTGTGGGGTTTAGATTGTAATAATATCGTCCCCACCTCCGTCACAATTGGCATAAACACCCCCGAAGCTGCGGTACAAAGAGTGCGAGATTGGGTAAAGTTCCTTGATGCCAAAGTATTTAAAATCAAACTGGGAAATCCCCAAGGAATTGCCGCAGATAAAGCCATGTTTACCGCAATTTACCAAGAAGTATCCCAAGCAAAATTCAGCGTCGATGCTAATGGTGGTTGGAGTTTATCAGATGCCGTGAAAATGTGTGATTGGTTAGCTCAATATGGGGTAACTTATGTGGAACAACCTTTAGACAAAGGAGAGGAAAAAACTTTACCTGAACTGAAAAAACACTCCCCGCTTCCTATCTTTGTTGATGAAAGTTGTTTTACCAGCAAAGACATTCCCAGTTTAGCAGATAAAGTAGATGGAATCAATATTAAATTGATGAAATCTGGCGGATTAACTGAAGCAATGAGAATGATTAATACAGCCAAAGCCTGCGGATTAAAAGTAATGTTTGGCTGTTATTCTGATAGTTCGCTAGCAAATACCGCCCTTTCTCACCTTTCCCCTTTGGCAGATTATTTAGATTTAGATAGTCACTTAAATTTATTAGACGATCGCTTTACTGGTGCCACAATAAAAGAAGGGCGTTTGTTACCCAATGACTTACCAGGATTAGGAATAATCCGAAAGGATACATGA
- a CDS encoding type II toxin-antitoxin system RelE family toxin, translated as MSYNLFILRIAQKELARLPINAYESIRDAIRSLTEDPRPPGCLKLKNRECWRIRVGDYRVIYEIDDKQQIVTVLHVGNRRDVYR; from the coding sequence ATGAGTTACAATTTATTTATCCTCCGAATAGCTCAGAAAGAATTGGCAAGATTGCCTATAAATGCTTATGAATCAATAAGGGATGCTATTCGATCTTTAACAGAAGATCCTAGACCTCCAGGTTGTTTAAAGTTAAAAAATCGTGAATGTTGGCGCATCCGTGTCGGTGATTATAGAGTGATTTATGAAATTGATGATAAACAACAGATTGTTACGGTTCTTCATGTTGGCAATCGTCGTGATGTTTATCGATAA
- a CDS encoding Rpn family recombination-promoting nuclease/putative transposase, which translates to MKTDSLFYRLFQTFPSIFFELINRPPEEANNYQFSSVEIKQTAFRIDGVFLPATGEENPIYFLEVQFQPDSEFYSRFFAEIFLYLRQNKPENDWRAVVLYPNQSTDTGDIKHYREFFASQRVRRIYLNQLGEIAEQSIGVGTIKLVISPEENAVEQARNLINKVREEIPDELTQTQVLQLIETILVYKLPNKSQKEIEAMFGLSELKQTRVYQDAFQEGRQEGRQEGEITGKLAAVRPMLALGASVEQIAEALSLDVEEVRKVAEQESSK; encoded by the coding sequence GTGAAAACCGACTCCCTCTTCTACCGCCTATTCCAAACCTTCCCCAGCATCTTCTTTGAACTAATCAACCGTCCCCCAGAAGAAGCAAACAACTATCAATTCTCATCAGTTGAAATCAAACAAACCGCCTTTCGCATTGACGGCGTATTTCTCCCCGCAACAGGCGAAGAAAACCCAATTTACTTTCTCGAAGTTCAGTTTCAACCTGACTCAGAATTCTACTCTCGCTTTTTCGCTGAAATCTTTTTATACTTGCGTCAAAATAAACCCGAAAACGACTGGCGTGCAGTAGTTTTATATCCCAACCAAAGCACAGACACCGGAGATATTAAACATTACCGCGAATTTTTCGCCAGTCAACGAGTCAGACGCATCTATCTAAATCAACTGGGAGAAATAGCAGAACAATCTATTGGTGTTGGAACTATCAAATTAGTTATTTCACCAGAAGAAAACGCCGTTGAACAAGCAAGAAATCTGATAAATAAAGTTAGAGAAGAAATACCAGATGAACTAACCCAGACCCAAGTATTACAATTAATAGAGACTATATTGGTCTACAAGTTACCAAACAAGAGTCAAAAGGAGATAGAAGCAATGTTTGGATTAAGTGAATTAAAGCAAACAAGAGTCTATCAAGACGCTTTCCAAGAAGGTCGCCAAGAAGGTCGCCAAGAAGGTGAAATAACCGGAAAATTAGCAGCAGTTCGCCCAATGTTAGCATTAGGAGCCAGTGTCGAGCAAATAGCAGAAGCCTTGAGTTTAGATGTTGAAGAAGTCAGGAAGGTGGCAGAACAAGAGTCTTCTAAGTAA
- the pheS gene encoding phenylalanine--tRNA ligase subunit alpha codes for MTNQPNELEAKLTALKVDAQKAIAAVNTLPQLEELRVAYLGKKGQLSQILGGLGKLSPEERPKIGALANEVKEALQSALESQKSSLQAAEIQARLEAETIDVTMPAVFRPQGRVHPINSTIDRAIDIFVGMGYTVETGPEMETDYYNFEALNFLPDHPARDMQDTLYLPDGNLLRTHTSNIQIHYMEENDPPIRVIAPGRCYRRDTVDATHTAVFHQIEFFAVDENLTFTDLKGTIKEFLHQMFGEEMEIRFRASYFPFTEPSAEVDMRWKGKWLEIMGCGMIDPNVLKSVGYDPETYTGFAAGFGVERVALLLHQLDDIRRLYSSDLRFLRQF; via the coding sequence ATGACGAATCAGCCGAATGAATTAGAGGCGAAACTAACAGCGTTAAAAGTTGACGCGCAAAAAGCGATCGCAGCTGTTAATACTCTACCCCAACTCGAAGAATTGCGAGTTGCCTATCTTGGTAAAAAAGGTCAACTTTCCCAAATTTTAGGCGGTTTGGGTAAACTTTCCCCAGAAGAACGTCCGAAAATTGGCGCATTAGCGAACGAAGTTAAAGAAGCTTTGCAAAGTGCTTTAGAAAGTCAGAAATCATCTTTACAAGCAGCTGAAATTCAAGCGCGACTGGAAGCAGAAACTATTGATGTTACAATGCCAGCGGTTTTCCGTCCCCAAGGTCGAGTGCATCCTATTAATAGTACTATTGATAGGGCGATCGATATTTTCGTCGGGATGGGCTACACTGTGGAAACAGGCCCAGAAATGGAAACCGATTACTATAATTTTGAAGCATTAAATTTCCTCCCAGATCACCCCGCCCGTGATATGCAGGATACTCTCTATTTACCTGATGGAAATTTGTTGCGAACTCACACTTCCAACATTCAAATTCATTATATGGAAGAGAACGATCCACCAATCAGAGTAATCGCACCTGGGCGTTGTTATCGGCGGGATACTGTTGACGCTACCCACACGGCAGTTTTCCACCAAATTGAGTTTTTCGCAGTTGATGAAAACTTAACTTTCACCGATTTGAAAGGCACAATCAAAGAGTTTTTACATCAAATGTTCGGCGAAGAAATGGAAATTCGTTTCCGCGCCAGTTATTTCCCATTTACTGAACCTTCCGCCGAAGTTGATATGCGATGGAAAGGTAAATGGTTGGAAATTATGGGTTGCGGAATGATCGATCCAAATGTCCTCAAATCTGTTGGTTACGATCCAGAAACTTACACAGGTTTTGCCGCAGGTTTTGGTGTAGAAAGAGTGGCTTTACTGTTGCATCAACTTGATGATATTCGCCGTTTATATAGTAGCGATTTGCGCTTTTTGCGGCAGTTTTAA